One Mycobacteriales bacterium genomic window, TTCGTCGGCCACACCAAGGCGCTGGCCGAACGCCTGCACGACGGCCTCGCGCGCCTGGACACCGACTACCGGGTCGCGCTGCTGCACTACTCGCCGGTGCCGGACACGCTGGCCGGCGAGCGGCTGGAGATCTACCCGTTCCTCGGCTCGTACCTGCTCGCCGAGGCGATCGACAAGGCCGGCGCCGACCTGGTCCTGCACGGCCACGCGCACGGCGGCACCGAGAAGGGCGTCACCGCGGGCGGCGTCCGCGTCCGCAACGTCGCGCAGCCGGTGATCCGGCAGGCGTACGCGCTCTACAACCTCGGCGACCGCGAGCTCGCGAGCGTCTAACGCGCGACCAGCTCGGCCCGGCCCTCGCGGACCGTCAGCACCCGCGTGCTCGACGGCGCGACCGGCGGCCCGCCGACCGGGAACGGCCCGAACGTCCCGAGGTTCGTGACGACCGTGAACGTCGCCGACCACCGCGTCGTCAGCGTCACCGTGGGCCGGGCGGCGTCGCGGTAGACGTGGGTGACGTCGCCGGTCGGGTACGGCCCGCCGGCCGACGCCGTCTCGAACGCCGCGCTGCCGTCGCCGAAGTCCCACACGTACGACGGCGTCGCCGTCAGCGTCAGCCGCGCGCCGGCCGGGCCGAACGTCTCCGTCATCGGCGCCGCGCCAGTCGCCGCGAAGTACGCCGCCTTGTTGACGAGGACCTTCCCGGCCGGCGGCTGCACGCCGATGGCGGCGGCCGGCGGCGTCATCCGCCGCAGGTACTCCCGCGCGTCGGCGGTGACCCGGCCGACCGTCAGCGGCGGGTTGTCGGCGCCGATGCAGGACGTGCCGATCTGGTCCCACGACTCGCCGGGGCGGCGGACGTAGACCCAGAACAGGATGCCCTCGCCGCGACAGGAGTTGACCGCGGCGCCGCAGAGCGCGTCGGCGCCGTTGGTGGGGCTGTTGATCGAGCAGGCGGGCACCAGCGCGTACTCGCAGCCGGTGCAGGACGACGTGGCGTGGCCGCCGCCGCCCGCCTTGGACCGCAGCTCCGGCAGGCCGATGACGGCGTCGTACGACGTGCCGTCGCTGTCGGCGCCGCAGAAGACGGCGCTGCCGCCGCAGTCCGGGTCCTCCTGCGCCGACGCGGCGTGCGGCGCGAACGCCGTGGCGACCAGCAGGCAGAGGAAGGCGAGCGGGCGGCGCACGTCAGCCACCCACCTTCGCGACGCGGGCGAGCAGCCAGGTCTGCCCCACGCGTTGCAGGCCGAGCTCGACGCCGACGTGGCGCAGCGCGGGGATGGCCCGGACGACGGCGCCGGACCGGTCCACGACCGAACCGGCCGTGGTCGAGAATGTCACGGTCGCGCCCGCGGTCGTCGCCGTCACGTCGTGCGGCCGCACCGCCTCGACCGTGTAGAGCGTCGTCAGCCGGTGCCCGGCGGCCGCCTCGCGGCGCAGGTACTCGAGCTGCGCGCGGCAGGTGCAGCGCGGCGCGATGAGGAGGTTCAGCGCCGCGACGTCGCCGGTGCGGCCCGCCTCGGCCACCGTCGCGAAGTACCGCCGCACCGCCGTCGTGATCGCGTCCGGCCCGGCGGTGGCGGTGGCGCTCGGCGTCGCCGCGGCGGTGGTCGTGACCGGCGCGGGCGACACCGACGGCAGCGACCCCGCCTTCTCGCCGTGCGAGCAGCCGGCCGCGAGCAGGGCGACGAGCGCGAGCGTCGCGGCGGGGCGGGACATACCGCCAGGATACGGGCGCACCGGCTCAGGCGGAACGCAGCTCCGGCAGCAGCTCCGCCACCCGCGCCACGATGTCCGGCGCCGCCTCCCCGTGCCCGATCGCCGCCTCGGCCGGGTGGTCCGGGTACATCAGCACGAAGCCGTCGAAGCCCGCGTCGCGGAAGCGGCGTACCGCGTCGGCGAACTCCCCCGCCGACCGCCGCACCGGCCAGTCCGCCGACCCCAGCAGCACCGAACGCCCGATCGCCGCCGGGTCGCGGCCGAGCTCCGCCGCGTACGCCGAGAGCCGCGCCGACAGCGCCGCCGCGTGCGCCACGGCCTCGGCGGGTCCGCGGTCGCGGGGGGCGATGACGTTCCACGTCGTGGCGTGCTCGGCGGCGATCCGCAACGTCCGCGGGCCGTGCGCGGCGAGCGTCAGCGGCAGCGGCCGCCGCGTCGTGCCGGGCGCGATCGACAGCTCCGCGCCGGCGTAGTGGCGGCCGGCGTACGACGTCGCCCCGGCGGTCACCGCGCGGACCAGCTCGACCGTCTCCCGGAAGCGTTCGACCTGCTCCGCCTTCGACCACGGCGCCATCCCGAGCGCAGCGTAGTCGCGCGCCACGCCCGCGGCGCCGATGCCGAGGTCGAGCCGGCCGCCGGAGAGGTGGTCGACGGTCATCGCCTGCTTGGCGAGCAGGTACGGGTGCCGCAGCGTCGGCGACGCGACGAGCGTGCCGAGGCGGATGCGTTCGGTGACGGCGGCCGCCGCCGACAGCAGCCCGAACGCGTCGAGCAGCGGGTCCTCATCCGACAGCGTGCGGTGCACCAGGTGGTCCCAGACGTGCACGGCGTCGTAGCCGAGCGCCTCGCACTCCAGCACCCGCCGCCGCCACTCCGGCCACGGCACGTCCTGCACGACCACCACGGCGAACGTCGGCGTA contains:
- a CDS encoding LLM class flavin-dependent oxidoreductase, whose amino-acid sequence is MVRPPVGLRDRRGRRGRVGRGVPRSPRRLRRGRADGAPVPEEGRVTPTFAVVVVQDVPWPEWRRRVLECEALGYDAVHVWDHLVHRTLSDEDPLLDAFGLLSAAAAVTERIRLGTLVASPTLRHPYLLAKQAMTVDHLSGGRLDLGIGAAGVARDYAALGMAPWSKAEQVERFRETVELVRAVTAGATSYAGRHYAGAELSIAPGTTRRPLPLTLAAHGPRTLRIAAEHATTWNVIAPRDRGPAEAVAHAAALSARLSAYAAELGRDPAAIGRSVLLGSADWPVRRSAGEFADAVRRFRDAGFDGFVLMYPDHPAEAAIGHGEAAPDIVARVAELLPELRSA